The Quercus lobata isolate SW786 chromosome 9, ValleyOak3.0 Primary Assembly, whole genome shotgun sequence region AATCGGTTTCGATGACACGACATATAATCCCAGCTGATATCATCATTAAGCACAAATGGTCTAAGCCATTTCTCAGGGACAATTTCCCAGTGATTGATATGGAAAATAGGTCCCAAATTTCTTTTTCTGTGAGCATCTGATTTAAGCACTTTAATGTCCAGCAGTAAATCTTTATTATTCAATCACCTCCATCCTTGGCTAGTGAAGCATCTTGGTCCTTTGAGTAGACCTCCCCATTGCTTTTATCCCTTTCTTCTCTCCACAACCACAAGAGTTGCATCAACCCACCATTTGccaaatgcaaaagaaaaacacGTGCTTGTAATGCAAAATTTGTAGAGAGAAACTTAATAAGAACAAAGAAGCAAGCAATGCCTAGAAGTTGCCACTTCAAACCTTTGTCCTGTCATACACATGCAGCAAGAAAATGTGtgatataaaagaaataaataaatgcatgaCATAATAAAAAAGATGGAAAACTGATGAGAAGAATGCAAAGTGAAGTATACCTCTAAGTGGCGAAACAGTTCTTGTGACGCCTCTTTGATAAAATCAGTCATCAAGCAGCCAACAAAGAGACCAAAAGGAATGATAAGTTCTTGGTTTCTAGAGAGTGAAAATATGACATCTGATAAGGAACTAAAAATGAACAACGTAATAAGAGTCCACTTTAATCCTTTCTGTCCAAGAAAAATAAGTCGCTCAAGCAGTATACCCTCTGCTTTCTTCCATGGGATTTCTTGAACTGAGTCAGGGATGACTTCCCATAGCTTCTTCATTGCAATATTGATCTGCGTCTTGAATTTATTTGGGTCACTAAATTCTTTCATTGATACTTTCATAGAACATGTGGGGAAGGTTTGGTGATGGACACATGATCTCGAGTGCCTTTGTAATTGACCGTGAAAATGCTTAATCTGTACAAAGAGCCACAAAATATTATTCTGAATAAAGCTCTTTGGGAGGCAAATTCAAGTTCCCAccaattaattataaatttcagGCCCTTTTAAAGGCATAGATACTCTTCATaaaaattctcttaaaaaagaGATGGAGAAACTCTGCTCGAGAAATCAACATTTAAGGGCAATGAAATATTTAGGAGGTTCAAACTTGTGAGATCCAAAACCATGTGTACATACCAAGTCAAATCTGCATGGAATGTCTAATTACAACTTTAGGAGAGAGATTAGCAAATCATCAGTACTTtgctaaaatatctaaaaattataGTACTTACAATTGAACATCAAGTTGAAAGACTAAGAAAAGAAATGGATACCAGTTATCTGGAAAGTACACATTCACCTTAAAATTAACACTacaaaaatcaatatattatgACCATGTTTTCTGAACATTCAAGAAACAAACAGGAATCTAAACACAAGAGAGTAAAAACAAACACCATGAGTATGAGCAAGCTCACCAAAGCACAGCTTCGAATTGATTCCCAATTCCTTCAAGGGatgtttcaattttatttttttatttttaaaaaaggttGTGCCCAATACACAAGGTCCCGCTTCTACGAGGTTTGTAGGAGGTGGTTGGTGGACATCCTTACCCCCAATAAAcgttgcaattaaaaaaaaaaaaaaaaaaaaaaaaggccatatAGTATGCATCCTTTCTCAGACTAAATTCCTTAAACATAATAGctgtcattctttttttttttttttttgcgattAAAACAAGTAAGGGATTTGAGCCCAGGTTCGCCTACATGTTATAACTAGGCAAGGCCATTGAGCTACAAGGTTCTAGTTGAGCTGTTCTTGAAACTGTTGTAATTCTAAAAGCAATGAGCTGTTCTTGAAACTTATAGCAAGAATTCTAAATGAGGTGAAACAATTgcattcatataaaaataattgagcTGCAATCCCACATATAACCCATTAATCATTTCTCTCTATACGCTGTTACTTTTTGCTATCACAGAAatccacagcaaaaaaaaaaaaaaaaaaaaaaaacttccaattAGCAATCACAAAAATTCTGTAGCTGAACATTCTGAAGTCTGAACCCCATTTCTATTAAACACTAATAAGTGCAAACGGTACAACGTTATTCAATTTATGAGTTGCAACTAAGT contains the following coding sequences:
- the LOC115960375 gene encoding uncharacterized protein LOC115960375 — its product is MKTMVAMALPASTVLPPTPTSKFRIKHFHGQLQRHSRSCVHHQTFPTCSMKVSMKEFSDPNKFKTQINIAMKKLWEVIPDSVQEIPWKKAEGILLERLIFLGQKGLKWTLITLFIFSSLSDVIFSLSRNQELIIPFGLFVGCLMTDFIKEASQELFRHLEDKGLKWQLLGIACFFVLIKFLSTNFALQARVFLLHLANGGLMQLLWLWREERDKSNGEVYSKDQDASLAKDGGD